A single region of the Malaclemys terrapin pileata isolate rMalTer1 chromosome 2, rMalTer1.hap1, whole genome shotgun sequence genome encodes:
- the LOC128831983 gene encoding transthyretin-like yields the protein MAFRSLLLVFLAGLVFFSEAAPLDSHDSKHPLVVKILDAVRGSAASSVPVKLYKKADDGTWQLLSSGKTNEYGEIHELTTEKQFVTGLYKIEFDTVTYWKGLGLNPFHEHADVVFTANDSGHRHYTIAVLISPFSYSTTAIVSEPKELGTTH from the exons ATGGCCTTTCGTTCTTTGCTCCTTGTTTTCTTAGCTGGACTGGTGTTTTTCTCTGAAGCTGCGCCATTG GACTCTCATGATTCCAAGCACCCTCTTGTTGTGAAAATTCTAGATGCAGTCAGAGGAAGTGCAGCTTCCAGTGTACCAGTTAAATTATATAAAAAGGCTGATGATGGGACCTGGCAGCTCTTAAGTTCAGG AAAAACCAATGAATATGGTGAGATCCATGAGCTTACAACCGAGAAACAATTTGTAACAGGGTTATACAAGATCGAGTTTGACACAGTCACTTACTGGAAGGGACTTGGCCTTAACCCATTCCATGAACATGCTGAT gTGGTATTCACTGCTAATGATTCTGGTCATCGTCATTATACTATTGCTGTTCTCATCAGTCCCTTTTCCTACTCAACTACAGCTATAGTTAGTGAACCAAAGGAATTAGGAACTACACATTAA